The Streptomyces sp. NL15-2K genome contains a region encoding:
- a CDS encoding roadblock/LC7 domain-containing protein: MAAESDIHEELRRLRARVPQLAGALAAGADGLVLAQDTPGIDPENLAALTTTARGLAAQLADATGQGDFRELLVRGVHGCVASYAAGPAAVLTLLAQDPVNVGRLHLEGRRAATRIGELVDTATAPPAKPPAKSPAKHPVKSPVKSPAKPPAKTAARPPAPRARTPRAPRSKPPETPAPAPAPTPTPPTEAPTAPTVARTTTES, from the coding sequence ATGGCAGCGGAGAGCGACATCCACGAGGAGTTACGCCGACTCAGAGCCCGCGTGCCCCAGCTCGCCGGCGCCCTCGCGGCCGGCGCCGACGGCCTCGTCCTCGCCCAGGACACCCCCGGCATCGACCCGGAGAACCTGGCCGCGCTCACGACGACCGCACGCGGCCTCGCCGCACAGCTGGCGGACGCCACCGGCCAGGGGGACTTCCGCGAACTGCTCGTACGCGGCGTGCACGGCTGCGTGGCGTCGTACGCGGCGGGCCCTGCCGCTGTCCTGACCCTGCTGGCCCAGGACCCCGTCAACGTGGGCCGCCTCCATCTGGAGGGCCGCCGGGCGGCCACCCGCATCGGGGAACTGGTCGACACCGCCACGGCACCCCCTGCCAAACCCCCGGCGAAGTCCCCTGCCAAGCACCCGGTCAAGTCCCCGGTCAAGTCCCCTGCCAAGCCCCCGGCGAAGACGGCCGCCAGGCCCCCCGCACCGCGCGCCAGAACCCCCCGCGCCCCCCGCTCCAAGCCCCCCGAAACCCCAGCCCCAGCCCCAGCCCCCACTCCCACCCCGCCCACCGAAGCGCCCACCGCACCGACGGTGGCGCGCACCACCACCGAAAGTTGA
- a CDS encoding TetR/AcrR family transcriptional regulator, whose protein sequence is MENRRRAVAAASQLFRERGVNGISVADLVKSIGLTTGGFYKQFSSKGALIAEAAQAAFGDLDLLLASFDTAHGDHGTARGALVDFYLSAEHRDQPGTGCPTAGFAGDMAREATAGQVRETYAAGVEEFAAWLSTDTNDGLPMVAALVGAILLARATAGTELSEKILESTHKALTAPHGLDPEA, encoded by the coding sequence ATCGAGAACCGCAGGCGTGCGGTCGCCGCGGCCTCCCAGCTCTTCCGGGAGCGCGGCGTGAACGGCATCAGCGTCGCCGATCTGGTGAAGTCCATCGGGCTGACCACGGGCGGCTTCTACAAGCAGTTCTCCTCCAAGGGGGCCCTGATCGCCGAGGCGGCACAAGCCGCTTTCGGGGACCTTGACCTGCTCCTGGCGTCGTTCGACACGGCGCACGGCGATCACGGCACCGCGCGCGGCGCCCTCGTGGACTTCTACCTGTCGGCCGAGCACCGTGACCAGCCCGGCACCGGCTGTCCCACCGCGGGCTTCGCCGGGGACATGGCTCGCGAGGCCACAGCCGGGCAGGTGCGCGAGACGTACGCAGCCGGAGTCGAGGAATTCGCCGCGTGGCTGTCCACCGACACCAACGACGGCCTTCCCATGGTGGCCGCCCTGGTCGGCGCGATCCTGCTCGCCCGGGCCACGGCGGGCACGGAGCTGTCGGAGAAGATCCTGGAGTCGACCCACAAAGCCCTGACCGCACCACACGGGCTTGACCCGGAAGCCTGA
- a CDS encoding aromatic amino acid ammonia-lyase, with protein MSSRIVDAPRTAGSALVVLDGVGLGVTDVVRLADGAARPVPGSEGMRRVEESWDAARRIAATGRVYGRSTGVGANRNEDVPTEAAAEHGLRLLRSHAGAIGEELPARQVRAMLAVRANQLLAGGAGLRPTVVTALCQALESGAYPVVNEFGSVGTGDIAALAQAGLALAGEHPWRGPGAPEPQPLDNNDALAFISSNALTLGQSALALHELRRLLEATQVVGALSLLAVDGSHEAYAAPVHAARPHRGSSEVARRMRELIGAADRPTPPLGRLQDPYGFRCLPQIHGPAHDAADALEQVLTIEINAAAENPLICPEDLAAYHHGGFYQAQLALALDHFRLAMTQAARLSTSRLSTLNEPAFTRLRPFLADQEPASSGVMILEYSAGAALGDLRAFSAPASLGHAVLSRGVEEQASFASLAARQTLRACGAYRLVVGCELVAAVRALRQRDARPDPELGVGRALELAESVLDEDPADRPLTGDVTTAAALLDRFTDIWRGSES; from the coding sequence ATGTCGTCTCGGATCGTGGACGCACCGCGGACTGCGGGCTCTGCTCTTGTCGTCCTCGACGGGGTCGGCCTCGGCGTCACCGACGTCGTCCGTCTCGCCGACGGCGCCGCGCGGCCGGTCCCGGGGAGCGAGGGCATGCGACGCGTCGAGGAGTCCTGGGACGCCGCCCGCCGTATCGCCGCGACCGGCCGCGTCTACGGTCGCTCCACGGGCGTCGGCGCCAACCGGAACGAGGACGTGCCCACCGAGGCGGCCGCCGAACACGGTCTGCGCCTGCTGCGCAGTCATGCCGGCGCCATCGGCGAGGAGTTGCCCGCCCGGCAGGTACGCGCGATGCTCGCCGTCCGTGCCAACCAGCTGCTGGCCGGCGGCGCGGGCCTGAGGCCCACCGTCGTCACGGCCCTGTGCCAGGCGCTGGAGAGCGGGGCGTACCCGGTCGTGAACGAGTTCGGCTCGGTCGGCACCGGCGACATCGCCGCCCTCGCCCAGGCCGGCCTCGCGCTGGCCGGCGAGCACCCCTGGCGGGGGCCGGGCGCCCCGGAACCCCAGCCGCTCGACAACAACGACGCGCTGGCCTTCATCAGCAGCAACGCCCTCACCCTCGGCCAGTCCGCCCTCGCGCTGCACGAACTGCGCCGGCTCCTGGAGGCCACCCAGGTCGTCGGTGCCCTCTCCCTGCTCGCAGTCGACGGCTCCCACGAGGCGTACGCGGCCCCCGTGCACGCCGCCCGCCCGCACCGCGGCTCCAGCGAGGTCGCCCGCCGGATGCGGGAGTTGATCGGCGCCGCCGACCGGCCGACCCCGCCGCTCGGCCGCCTCCAGGACCCCTACGGCTTCCGCTGCCTGCCCCAGATCCACGGACCGGCCCACGACGCGGCCGACGCCCTGGAACAGGTCCTCACCATCGAGATCAACGCGGCCGCCGAGAACCCGCTGATCTGCCCCGAGGACCTGGCCGCCTACCACCACGGCGGCTTCTACCAGGCCCAACTCGCCCTCGCCCTGGACCACTTCCGACTGGCCATGACCCAGGCGGCCCGCCTGTCCACCTCCCGCCTGTCGACGCTCAACGAGCCCGCCTTCACCCGGCTCAGGCCCTTCCTCGCCGACCAGGAACCCGCCTCCTCCGGCGTGATGATCCTGGAGTACTCCGCCGGGGCCGCCCTCGGCGATCTGCGGGCCTTCTCGGCGCCCGCGTCGCTCGGCCACGCTGTACTCTCCCGAGGCGTCGAGGAACAGGCCAGCTTCGCCTCGCTCGCCGCACGTCAGACGCTGCGCGCGTGCGGCGCGTACCGTCTCGTCGTCGGCTGTGAACTCGTCGCCGCCGTACGGGCGCTGCGCCAGCGCGACGCCCGGCCCGACCCGGAGCTCGGGGTGGGCCGCGCGCTGGAGCTCGCCGAGTCGGTGCTCGACGAGGACCCGGCCGACCGCCCGCTCACGGGTGATGTGACGACGGCGGCAGCACTGCTGGACCGGTTCACGGACATCTGGAGAGGGAGCGAGTCATGA
- a CDS encoding MurR/RpiR family transcriptional regulator, with the protein MSADGSADGSADVSAGAVDKSADENAGVAGRGAGVPDSPAARLQALFEGHRLTPTQRRIAHSMVRRAADVPFLSSVELAELAGVSQPSVTRFAVALGFDGYPALRKHLREVAPAEPAADSGSYNEYQQAVEAEIENLRHLAEVLADPRPVQKAGRLLAASRPLPVLGLRAAASQAYGFAYFAAKVHPDVRLLNEGGTMIHDRIDSAVQAGATTLLCFALPRHPREVVDALTYAKEAGLTVVTVADSAFAPVAKESDLLLPAAVGTGLAFDTACAPMLLGRVLLEAMCDDLPDAQARLEEFDAKAAARGLFVE; encoded by the coding sequence ATGAGCGCGGACGGGAGCGCGGACGGGAGTGCGGACGTGAGTGCGGGTGCGGTGGACAAGAGCGCGGACGAGAACGCAGGCGTGGCGGGCCGCGGCGCGGGTGTGCCGGACAGCCCCGCCGCGCGGCTGCAGGCGCTCTTCGAGGGGCACCGGCTGACGCCCACCCAGCGGCGCATCGCGCACAGCATGGTGCGGCGGGCCGCCGACGTGCCGTTCCTGTCCAGCGTGGAACTGGCCGAACTGGCCGGGGTCAGCCAGCCGTCGGTGACCCGCTTCGCGGTCGCCCTCGGCTTCGACGGCTACCCGGCCCTGCGCAAGCACCTGCGCGAGGTCGCGCCCGCCGAACCGGCGGCGGACTCGGGGTCGTACAACGAGTACCAGCAGGCCGTCGAGGCCGAGATCGAGAACCTGCGGCACCTGGCGGAGGTGCTGGCCGACCCGCGGCCCGTGCAGAAGGCCGGGCGTCTGCTCGCGGCCTCGCGCCCCCTTCCCGTCCTCGGGCTGCGGGCCGCTGCCTCACAGGCGTACGGCTTCGCCTACTTCGCCGCCAAGGTCCATCCGGACGTACGGCTGCTGAACGAGGGCGGCACGATGATCCACGACCGGATCGACTCCGCCGTACAGGCCGGCGCCACGACCCTGCTGTGCTTCGCACTGCCCCGGCATCCCCGCGAGGTCGTCGACGCACTGACCTACGCGAAGGAGGCCGGACTGACGGTGGTGACGGTCGCCGACTCCGCCTTCGCGCCGGTCGCCAAGGAGTCCGACCTGCTGCTGCCGGCCGCCGTCGGCACAGGGCTCGCCTTCGACACCGCCTGCGCGCCGATGCTGCTGGGCCGCGTCCTGCTGGAGGCGATGTGCGACGACCTGCCGGACGCCCAGGCGCGACTGGAGGAGTTCGACGCGAAGGCGGCGGCGCGCGGGCTGTTCGTCGAGTGA
- a CDS encoding TetR/AcrR family transcriptional regulator yields the protein MVRYTKEHKQQTRQRIITTAGRRLKRNGIDGSGVATLMKDAGLTNGTFYAYFPSKDELIATAVADQMRAQHENLVTQAAPGRAGLEQMIRWYFSTEQRDSIEDGCPNAALLDEIARSTDATRQAYTDGALVLIDGFAARLAPHDPPSARLKALSLLGMLAGTLQLSRALTDRQLADELLEQGIRNALALLDAEQHN from the coding sequence ATCGTGCGGTACACGAAAGAACACAAACAGCAGACAAGGCAACGGATCATCACGACGGCAGGCCGTCGGCTCAAGCGCAACGGCATCGACGGCTCCGGAGTCGCCACGCTCATGAAGGACGCGGGCCTGACCAACGGCACCTTCTACGCCTACTTCCCCTCCAAGGACGAACTCATCGCCACCGCGGTCGCCGACCAGATGCGCGCACAACACGAGAACCTCGTCACGCAGGCGGCACCCGGCCGCGCCGGACTCGAGCAGATGATTCGCTGGTACTTCTCCACCGAGCAGCGCGACAGCATCGAGGACGGCTGCCCCAACGCCGCCCTGCTCGACGAGATCGCACGCTCCACAGACGCGACCCGGCAGGCGTACACCGACGGCGCGCTGGTCCTCATCGACGGCTTCGCCGCCCGCCTGGCACCCCACGATCCGCCCTCGGCGCGTCTGAAGGCACTCAGCCTCCTCGGCATGCTGGCCGGGACACTGCAGCTCTCCCGTGCCCTGACCGACCGGCAGCTCGCCGACGAACTCCTCGAACAGGGCATCCGCAACGCCCTCGCACTGCTGGATGCCGAGCAGCACAACTGA
- a CDS encoding transcriptional regulator has protein sequence MTAVRTPPPPRLPVRNKAAARDRGWGGVSPMLTRLAAERATGVLVRERGTLHLTEGRVVHAESPSAPGLDVLLTARGTLDAEAWREAVAETGDGHRAGHHLVDGGHLAPGALELCRLTALYDAAYFVLAPSSTPGRFRYGTEAGPGCACPVPVAAVERETLRRRDLLHHIWPDPATDNAPLTRADRVAPPAPTARQRAVLARLDDVRTATEIARDLGRPAFHTLVDLRRLAAAGVVAPRPQARTEPPDELNELEGLDALDPLPPEFTDPHITLLKRLRDALEAL, from the coding sequence ATGACCGCCGTACGGACTCCTCCGCCGCCCCGGCTGCCCGTGCGGAACAAGGCGGCGGCCCGGGACCGGGGCTGGGGCGGCGTCTCGCCGATGCTGACCCGGCTGGCCGCCGAGCGAGCCACCGGCGTCCTCGTCCGGGAGCGCGGCACGCTCCATCTCACCGAGGGCCGGGTGGTGCACGCCGAGAGCCCGTCCGCCCCCGGCCTCGACGTCCTGCTCACGGCCCGCGGCACGCTGGACGCCGAGGCCTGGCGGGAGGCGGTGGCCGAGACCGGCGACGGGCACCGCGCCGGCCACCACCTGGTCGACGGCGGACACCTCGCCCCGGGCGCCCTGGAGCTGTGCCGGCTCACCGCGCTGTACGACGCGGCGTACTTCGTCCTCGCGCCCAGCAGCACCCCGGGCCGCTTCCGCTACGGCACCGAGGCCGGACCCGGCTGTGCCTGCCCGGTGCCGGTGGCCGCCGTGGAGCGCGAGACGCTGCGCCGCCGCGATCTGCTGCACCACATCTGGCCCGATCCGGCCACGGACAACGCCCCGCTCACCCGGGCGGACCGCGTAGCACCCCCGGCGCCCACCGCCCGCCAGCGGGCGGTCCTGGCCCGGCTGGACGATGTCCGCACGGCGACGGAGATCGCCCGGGACCTGGGCCGCCCGGCGTTCCACACGCTGGTGGACCTACGGCGGCTGGCGGCTGCCGGTGTCGTCGCGCCCCGCCCGCAGGCCCGCACCGAACCGCCCGATGAACTCAACGAACTGGAAGGGCTCGACGCGCTCGACCCGCTCCCGCCGGAGTTCACCGATCCCCACATCACGCTGCTGAAGAGGCTCAGGGATGCGTTGGAGGCGCTTTGA
- a CDS encoding DoxX family protein, giving the protein MFIAYVLLAVVLSLVLVFSAVPDITRDPKVTEGLKALGVPDNWFLPLGLVKIAGALGLLAGIAYRPLGIAAAIGVVLYFLGAVITHVRGGDKKGIGIPAAIMLFAVAPLVLGFATV; this is encoded by the coding sequence GTGTTCATCGCCTATGTCCTCCTCGCTGTCGTGCTGTCCCTGGTGCTGGTCTTCTCTGCCGTTCCCGACATCACCCGCGACCCGAAGGTCACAGAGGGGCTCAAGGCGCTCGGGGTGCCCGACAACTGGTTCTTGCCGCTCGGCCTGGTCAAGATCGCGGGCGCTCTGGGGCTGCTTGCCGGCATCGCCTACCGACCGTTGGGCATCGCGGCGGCGATCGGTGTCGTCCTGTACTTCCTGGGCGCCGTGATCACGCACGTCCGTGGAGGCGACAAGAAGGGAATCGGCATCCCGGCCGCCATCATGCTCTTTGCCGTGGCGCCGCTGGTGCTGGGGTTCGCGACGGTCTGA